GACACTCTTGCATAATCTGAGGAAGTAGTGGGGGCCAGTGCAAAATTTCCCTGTATATCTCTGAAATGTGACTGTGTGAATGAGACCAAGCAAGTGCTCTTTTTATTAGGTTAAGATttgttttctgccattttaccATCATTCGGCTTTTAGGATTCAAAGTGTTGTAAGTTTTGAGATTTTTATCCACACAAAAGTTGTGGCTCCAGGGATGGCCGTGTTGGTGGGTAATATTTCTTTTGCATGGATGGCTCTGCTTTTTGGTCATGCTCTGAAGCTGACTGACTTTTGCTCCCCTGAGTTTTACTTCATTGACACCAAGAGGTtgacttttttgtattttagtgaATGTCGCACCGACTGTTAGATGCAAATGAGATTTGGTGGAGTTTGGGATGATTCCCATTGAAATCTGTGAGCTGTTGTGAGTGAACAGAGGGGGAGGATCTATGTAAATCCATACAATGTAGACAAAGCAgtggtgtagagttacatctaagccaatTTAAGGCAGAAAGGGATCATTTTCATGGACTACAAAGTGATAACATGtaactttgaaaaacaaagcagttcTTAGGTGGTAAATCAACTACCAGAACGCGCCTTTTTCAATTGACTATGACAATTTTCATCTAACACCATAAACAAGTCAAAATTTCAAAAACTCAGCATCTTCTGGTTGAAATGACACAGGATTTTGTTTAGGTATTCATCTTGCACATGTTTCCTCGTGACTCTGACCTCCTGAGTTGTAGTAAACCATTGCCACAAGCTTTACATTTGTAGTTTTGAGTGAAATCTCTCCACAGCCATCAGACAACTTGCTAATTTTTGttacacagttttgtttttgtcaagaTGAACTGTAATAGCTTCTATGATCGCATCGTCGCATTAAGTTAGCATTGCAACTTTTATGACAAAATGATTTCACAGTTGACATTCACATCATCCTCTGCTCTGTTGTTGCCACACTAATACACTCAGCTATTGTGATGTTGAACATTGTAATGCTAGCATTGAGCTGAAACTACTGTTGTTCCTTCCTACAGCTTTCTGTAGGTGCTAGCATGACAATTTATAGACGTTTCCTCAAGAGACATATCTACTAATAGAAGGAGGCAGCTGATCTCAGAAACTGGCTGGGGCCAAAGGGGTCAGCTCTCTGAATATTTGGTAGGTGGGGGTTGTCTACCATGCTTTCTGGAATCAGTGTTGTTCTTGGGAAATGTCACCTCTGGTTGTTTGGGCGTCTAAATCTTAACTCTGGGTACTTTGTCCCCCTCATTAACATTGTAGATTCCTTTTGACACTGGACTCAGGAGCGTCTGGAAAAACAATAAGCATTTGAATATTGGATTCAATGCCCTGTTGAGGGAATCAGTGGCCATTCAGAGTGGGTAAGTGTATACTGTTTTCATCCTTAGACCTCCCATGGTGGTGCAGAGGATGTGTGAGACAAACTAATAATGACTGAATCTGGGTGTTGTATACAGACTTGCAGAACCTGCGAGTCTCTAACTGCATTTTGCCCTCGTATTTAATTTTCCTCTGAAATTTGCCCATCTACCGTTTCCTTTCCACATTCCTGctgcttcctctccttccttccctctgtCTCGCTGTCTTTCCACCACAGGGTAAGGGTTACAGCGTATTGCTTTTTGAAGTAGATATTTGCATAATCAGATTAGGATGTGTGATTGTCAGTGGGCTCCCCCATCAGAGGGTGCTCCAGAGGAGAGAGGGTGCTGTCCAGGCCAACAATGGAGGactcccctcctctctcaccATCGAACCAGCCCTGCACCTGCATCCCACCCACACACCCGGGCTGCAGGTCGGACACGCCGGCAGCCCTCGCTTGGACTTGCAGCCGTGGATGGatgagggagagcaggaggagaggaggaggagggggtttgAGTGTGTGACGGGAGTGGGAGGGCAGGGGTTGAGCTGAGATATTTAAACATGCAGAGTGTGAATTGGCTTTAAGGGGATAAAGAGCTCATGGCCTATCGGTTGGCACCCAACTCCAGAAATTCTTTTTCATGGGCGCCTCAGCCGGGAGAGCGAGGGGCTGCCTGCACTGATCTGGCCCATTGTGATAACGGATTCAGACAGTGTGCTAGACGCTGATAAGGAAATGTGCTCTCAATAGACGATTACCCACATACTTGGGAGAGAATAGTCAATCAGGCAAATATACTTGGTGGAGGGAATGAGGAGCGTACagatttgttattattttcaatGCAGGGTTTCATAATCCTGCCGGAAAGTTGAGGTCAGAGTAGTGCTTGTACTGCGATTGGACGGTTTTTGTAAATAAGGTGCATCAGCAAAATACATTTCACAGCCTGAAAGCATGTAGGCAAACACTGTCACATGCTTTTCTATCCGCTTTTAAGATATGATTGAATAATGGAACATTAGGGAGTCTGAATTTcaaccaaaacagttttttaaatataatgtcTCATTAACAGGAGGTTGAGTTATTAATAAACAGCCATTTAAgttcttattttttcaagtcTTTATGAAATTGCTTGATTCACCGTGAAATTGCGCACGAGTTAAATACACCCCAAATGTATGGTGTAAGAGGCAGACTGCTGCTGTACAGTAGTTGTCATTCTCCCAGTACAATATGATTAGTTTAGTATTTTTGTAGGATTACAAAGAGTCACCTGTCAGTTCCCACAGGCTTCCAGTCGGTGTGTCCAGCTGCCCTCTGTGTCGTTTACACACCATTAGCCAGAGTTTTAACAGCCGGAGTTAAAGCGCCCGAAAGCAACTCTGTGTTTACTCTTCAGCTCAGTTGGTTAAAGCGGGCCACATTTTCTACACTCACAATAGACGATTAGGCAAGTAATTGTCTGACCTCAGTTTAAATGGCTGCCAAACAGGGAGAGGGTGCAAACAAAACTGCGGATGTGTAAAACAAATAGTCCATTAATAAGTTTTGTTGATTGACAGGAAATTGATGTGCGACAATTTTTGATAActtacaaaaatgaaatgccAGATATTTGCTAGTAACAGCTTCCGTACTGGAGGgatttattgcttttctgtcattgcaaacagattatttttttgttttggactgttggtctGACGAAAGGTTTGAAGATGTCGACTTGGACTTACTATAATGtgcattttggactattttctGAGGATTTTACAGACTAAACTAAGTGGTTCTAAAATAATCTGTAGTTGCAGCTGTGGAGCTACAACTATAATTTGGAACTATAATTGATCTTCATCTGTTTTGATCGTTTAATGGTGTTCAGAAAAGCATGTCTAATCGCACAGCAACATTTAttattgattagattttttaatgTCTACATGGATGGTTTAAACCTAACAGGGATGAACTGTATGGCTTCTTGGGCCTCCTTTCAAGCAATTCCAGCCCTTATGCTCAGTAGTTACGGCTTCAGAGCTGTCAAACACTGCGTGCAGCAACAAAGTGGTGTTTACCGTCAGAAAGCTCCATCTGCACGCTGGTCAACAGGACAGTGTTTGACTCCAGAGCGACCTCTGACCTCAGGGGCACAAGTTAAGCGGTCGCATGGAGTGCTGTTTCCCAGCCTCTGGTCAgtggacagagagcagaggtcAGCTTTGTGTCCACACGGTCGCCACAGGACTGCAGCAAAACAGTGTTCCTGGATTATTGCGCTCAAACAAAGAGGCAGCAGCTCCACTCTTACATCGGTTGTGTCCGTAGAATCAACAGTTTACCACTATAGCCATTACTTTGCAGTGTATGTACTATATACTAGCTGTGTTGGCATACAAAGATCAACAAACCTTTAGTGCTAAAAGGTAAATGATTCAATATGAACATCACAATATGCATGATAGTTAAATTAACTGATAAATGTCCATATGTTTTTCAAGgatttgttattgttgttatctAAGGTGTTCCTAAAGCTGTTTCACCACCATCCACAAATTGTTTAAAGTTTTTCCAACTATATGTAGCTTCTCAATTTACTGTCAATTTACTCAGCAGCACacttaaaaaatgcatatttaaagGTTGGAATATTCCTTTTTCATTTCAACGCACTCAATACCCAGAACTTCCCTCTATTTCAAGCACTCTGTAATCGTCTTTGTTAGGAGAGCTATTTTTTAAGTGTAATGCAAGAaggtttctgtgatttttctacaaaaaacatcaaaaaacagtgaattattaacaaatcatttattaaataaatagttCAAATAAATAACATACTATATATTCACAAGCAAACCAAAATAACTTACAAAAGAGGTATAAGAAGAAAATCAGCACACTCTTCACAGTAGACAATCAGTTCATTATCTTTGGCTATATGACATGcgtatttcacaaaaaatcaagtgaaaacactgaaatgagAAGACATTTGTAGAATTACTGAACAAGGATTGTCAGTTTTGTCAAAATTCCTTGGCCCATTCCAGATATCAGAAACCATTCATCAACAAAGGCTGAACGTTGTTGTGTGAAACGGGAAAAGTCTTTCTCAGAACTGAGTCTTCTGACGACGCATAACCttgataattgaaaagaaaggTCAGATTTAGTCTTCtcaaggaaaaaaacagcatgtcgactggaaaaagaaaaagtgctgTTGGCTATTTCGGCACGATTGCAGTCTGGAGAACGGGCCGAACCATTATCTATTCAAATGCTTTGCTCAATCTATTGCTTGAAATGAGAAATTCCTTAATCCCCTCCATTTTCCTCATTGGCAAAACACCCCCTTATTGCAAAACTAAATTAGTTCCAGGCGGGCCGGCAGCAAGGAATATTAACATGAAGACATGAAGGGAATATTGTACATCCAGGTTTTACACATCCATGCAGAACACAAATTAATTTTCACCTGCAaattatatttcatattttaacactGATCAGAGGCGGCACCACTCTTCAGCCACGTTTGGATTCCACGAATGTCACACAACGTTCTGCAGTAGAACACGATGCAGAGACAAAACGCAGTCTTCAAGGGAcagtttttagaccaaagaaaAGGGTCCTAAAGTCCACTCAGGAGTTTCTTGTCGCTGTGCTTCTACCAGGCCTCGGAGCTGTCGCAGCTGGATCCAGGTGACGGAGCTTCTGTGTCGCTGTTCAGGGCCCAGGGGTGAGGAGGGGAGTGCAGCTGCTCCATGTTCCCTCTGAGAAAGGTGAGCAGAGCAGTGGGTGAGTGGCTGGCCGGCTGACCGCTCTGGCTCTCCAGCAGCTGCACCAGGAAGTTGATGTAGCGCATGGCCAGGCGTAGGATCTCGTTCTTGCTCAGCTTCTTCTCTGGAGGATGGGTGGGGATGAGCTTGCGGAGCTCGGCGAAGGCGGTGTTGACATTGTGCTGGCGCCAACGCTCCCTCGTGTTGGTGAACACCTTCCTGGTCATGGTGCTGAGTACAGCTGCAACAATTACCCATCGACAGAAAGGTAATTAGGAGCGATTTTGACAATTGCTTAACTTAGTCAAAAAGtccagcttcttaaatctgACAAATCCATGACAGTAACTGATTATATTGGAGTTTTGGAATCAAAACGAGacttttttatttgacattctaagtacaaaaaacaaaaaacttattAGCAGCGCTTACACTTAAAGGAAAAAGAGTCAGTGCCGAGTGGAAAACTCAGCATCtattagtatttttttgcacaaaaactacAAGTGAATAACTTTCTAaatgaaatgtacaaaaacagacCAGAATTAGTATAATTTATTTGGTTGTTTGCTCCTACTTTCTCCAAAATGTAccacttttatttttcctcttgcTGTTTTTAGATTGCTACGTATTGAAGAAGTTTTTTGACTTATGTAAGTAACATTTTGATTATAACCTCTTCTATGGCATTTAGCATATATACGCAGCATAATCTGTTGACAAATAATCAAATATCTTTCAACAATTTAAACTCTTCCTATACCCTAACCCTAACTACATGTAAAACTTTATgaagtatttattttataaatgcaAAATTTGTGTGTTTAACAGATCTTCTGGTTGTATGAGGctgctcaacaacaacaaatgataaTTTCATCTTCCACTTATCACAGATTTATCTCGTGACACTACATCTGCAAGCAAAAAGCACACAATGTCCCCGTGTATTACATGTCCTtgttgattaattaattatttgacCAAAGTGGAAACACATGGCCTCAAAGGAGGAAAATCCGCTGGTATAAAGCAAATCTCTCACCTGTAAGTGTgtagaaatgtgcagaaatctCAGTGGCAGAGTTATTGTCTGCAGGTCATCAGTGTCCAGGAGTCCGGTGTGAATGTCCGCTTAGTTGTGTCTTCTCATGCCTGCCGAGATCCTAatgagacagaaggaagaggagagagacagagagagggagggatggggaacagagagggagagagaaggggTGATAATGCTGCATGCTCACATCCCACATTTTATAGCAGGGTGAGCCCTATTGTGTGACGTGTGCTGTCGCAGAGCCTCTGTGTTCATTGTGTGAGGTTGGTGTGATTGTTGGAACACACACCCCCTCATTCTCTGTCATTTACAACCAACGGATGTGGATTTAGGATGATATTACCCATAAGTTATCACctaaaataatttttgttggtCTTTCTGTGCTATGTTTGAGGGGATATGAggtcttttttttgcagctttcgTGATTCAACAGCCTTTTAAGTGACTATTTGTGCTGCTTTTATGATTCATTGCTCATTTAATCCTTGAAGGTTAGCACTAAAGGTGACAAATAAATTCCTATTGAAGTGAAACTGAGACGTTCATCTCTCTGATCCTTCTCTTAGTGCTGTGGACACTTAttcctttctgtttctctgacaTTAGGCATGGACAACCCACCGTCCCCTCCACCGAGGAAAAGACCTTGATATCACTGGCTGTTCTGCTTTTGAATTCAGCCTGATTGGGCCACAAAAGGTAAAAATACCATATCCAGATTGACAGTCGAACAATATGGGTTTTGTTATGACTATGGTAATCTTGTTGAGCCATTCCAAGGGGCCACACATAAATTacagaggaaacatggagagcACAGCGTCTGACTCACCTCTCTGCAGCCACTCCTCActcctctgtctcccccctTCTCTGCCTCCCACTTTCAACCTCcgtccacataaaaaaaagcaaGTCTAGTTTAACCAATTGTCACTGCTCTTTTTACACCCTTCAAGTGTTGTTTCAAAGACGCAGCCTTCCATAAAAGTCTCTGTGTGGAGTAGGAATTTACATAATCCGATTAGGGGCTGGGATTAGCCCCGGGCCTGGAGAACAGGCCCGATGGGGGCCGTTTTCTGAATCGGCCATTCATGGGCTCTGCTGCACGTCCAAGAGGCTGCACCTGCAGGCCAGGCGCCGCTGCTCTGCCTCAGTCCAGCCTCCGCTGCGGGTCTGCAGACACACTCACTGTGGGGCGGTTTGACCAGTTTGTTGATATTCATCTCACCTGCAGGGCCAGGTGATGACTGCACCGGACCAGCTATCCTGCAGGTCAGCACTGGAAACAGAATGTGGACAAACTCCTGAAATGTATTGCACTTAATTAAGTTTGTGTATGCAAGTTTGTCTGACAGAGAAAATGCCTGACAGCACAAACTGTAAGGACAAAAGTCAcagctgtatttttaatttatgaaCTGTACATTTTAGACTTTTAGTAAACGTTTACATTGTTAGATATTAATTTTAGCTATATCACAGTTTATTTGCGTATGTTTTTGGGACTAAACTGAATTGCTTTAGTCAAAACCTTAACTGTAAAAGCACAGGAATTACAGTGAAATAATCTGAGGCGGCTTTGTCTCTTCCCACTGTGATGTTATGCAAGTTGTCTCCTTGGAGATACACTCATAATCAGCTGACTAAAAAAATCAGCCTCTGCATGACTGTCTGCAGACCACATgtagtttttttcaaaaatactttCCCTTAAAGCCATCCGTCTCTTCCTCTAGCATTCAGTCGCAGGCCGGGACCATGTTGCCCCATTTCTCTATCACTGAACTGCTTGTttaattttccctttgtttagATAATTCACCTAATAAACACTTGAAAATCAAGGGAAACAACTACAAGTAGGACATGTAACtataacaataaattaatgcaCAGATATGACCCACGCACATAACAAGatgggttttgtttgtttcattctcACTGGAATTACAGACTGAAGTTAACGCAGtggagcagatttttttttctgacttttcttttCAGATATCCAGGAAATGTTGCACAATTAATCAtgttccccagaggatgaaGCCTGAAGGATCCTCCAACTTAATGCAGCAGGATGAGCAGGTTAGTGTCTTCACATAAGCAGTGAAATAGATCTACATCCATGACTGGACACAGCATTTTACAGACATTAATGGTGCCCAGAGGATGAATTCTGATAATCTGCTGGCTCTTTCTGTTGCACCACTGAGATTTATGGTTGTGAATGAAATGTCTTCACAACTTTTGGATTTGTTGctaaaaaatgtgacacattCACATTCATGTTCCCTTCAGGATGTACTATTATGATGGTTTTTCCTCTGATGCCATCAAAATGTTGATTTGTTcaattttacatggaaaaacaaacactttcatCTACCTTGGCTGTACTTTGTTTAGTTCTTAATATTTGTACACCGGCTGATCACGAGCATGTCAGCATTTAGCTCCTCTGTGCTAAAGTACAGCTGCTAGTATGATTGTAGTTTAGCAAGACATTTTCTCTCAATATGCCAACAATT
Above is a genomic segment from Amphiprion ocellaris isolate individual 3 ecotype Okinawa chromosome 6, ASM2253959v1, whole genome shotgun sequence containing:
- the tal2 gene encoding T-cell acute lymphocytic leukemia protein 2, whose amino-acid sequence is MTRKVFTNTRERWRQHNVNTAFAELRKLIPTHPPEKKLSKNEILRLAMRYINFLVQLLESQSGQPASHSPTALLTFLRGNMEQLHSPPHPWALNSDTEAPSPGSSCDSSEAW